Proteins encoded together in one Vicinamibacterales bacterium window:
- a CDS encoding Xaa-Pro peptidase family protein, translated as MPLGSARVFVCVSAAVVLLGGMRPAGQRTGLPIEEVVARRQALMREVGHGLVVLFGNERQEGAGHFAQDNDFYYLTGRDDANAILVMAPKSGQSFLFLPEQNPREIMIEGANLLKDPHAAEVAGVTAVHPLTYFDEFLARNLVSNGLELHVRLSPHDTVAGARYESALMVARRSRIHYNDQLPIDQYRLVKLRERYPAATLRDVTPLVDAMRVIKTPAEITVMRRNGQISAEGVRQAMLASRPGVFEYEIEAAAMGYVLKRGARGPAYAPIVGSGPNTCVWHYDDNGRQAEAGDLVLMDFGAQLDHLTMDITRTWPVSGKFTQEQRRVYEQVLEVEKACIDAYRPGVTEADVKRAVADALKRKGIDAGGLEGGFGHHVGLATHDVGAIDRLREGMVFAIEPALYFPDKQIGIRVEDTVLITRDGCEVLTRGVPKEIAEIEALLATRR; from the coding sequence ATGCCGTTGGGGAGCGCTCGCGTGTTCGTGTGTGTGTCGGCGGCGGTCGTGCTGCTTGGCGGGATGAGGCCTGCGGGCCAGCGGACCGGGCTGCCGATCGAGGAGGTGGTGGCACGCCGTCAAGCGTTGATGCGTGAGGTCGGCCACGGTCTCGTCGTGCTATTCGGCAACGAGCGGCAGGAGGGGGCGGGCCACTTTGCGCAGGACAACGACTTCTACTACCTGACGGGGCGCGATGACGCGAATGCGATCCTCGTGATGGCGCCAAAGAGCGGCCAGTCGTTCCTGTTCCTGCCCGAGCAGAATCCCCGCGAGATCATGATCGAGGGGGCGAACCTGTTGAAGGACCCGCACGCCGCCGAGGTGGCCGGTGTCACGGCTGTTCATCCGTTGACGTACTTCGACGAGTTCCTGGCGCGCAACCTTGTCTCGAACGGCCTCGAACTGCACGTGCGCCTCTCGCCGCACGATACCGTGGCCGGTGCGCGGTATGAGTCGGCCCTGATGGTCGCGCGCCGTTCCCGCATTCACTACAACGACCAACTGCCCATCGACCAGTATCGCCTCGTCAAGCTGCGGGAGCGGTATCCCGCGGCCACGCTGCGTGACGTCACGCCGCTCGTCGACGCGATGCGCGTGATCAAGACGCCAGCCGAGATCACGGTCATGCGCCGCAACGGCCAGATCTCGGCCGAGGGGGTGCGTCAAGCGATGCTCGCGTCTCGACCCGGTGTGTTCGAGTACGAGATCGAAGCGGCGGCGATGGGCTACGTGCTGAAGCGTGGAGCGCGCGGGCCGGCGTACGCGCCGATTGTCGGCTCGGGCCCGAACACGTGTGTGTGGCACTACGACGACAACGGCCGCCAGGCCGAGGCGGGGGATCTCGTGCTGATGGACTTCGGGGCCCAGCTCGATCACCTGACGATGGACATCACGCGGACGTGGCCGGTGTCGGGGAAGTTCACACAGGAACAGCGGAGGGTGTACGAGCAGGTCCTCGAAGTGGAGAAGGCATGCATCGACGCCTATCGCCCCGGCGTGACCGAGGCGGACGTGAAGCGTGCGGTGGCCGACGCCTTGAAGCGGAAGGGGATTGACGCCGGCGGCCTCGAGGGCGGCTTCGGGCACCACGTCGGTCTCGCGACGCACGACGTGGGCGCGATCGATCGGCTCCGCGAAGGGATGGTCTTCGCGATCGAGCCGGCCCTGTACTTTCCCGACAAGCAAATCGGCATCCGTGTGGAGGACACGGTCCTGATCACTCGGGACGGATGCGAGGTGCTGACGCGCGGCGTGCCGAAGGAGATCGCTGAGATCGAGGCGCTGCTGGCGACGAGGCGGTGA
- a CDS encoding CAP domain-containing protein, translating into MRVTRRHFLSSVVLGSSYILLYTRQGLTAAEDAVANLEFHVFLLTNQQRSARNLAALVASEPLSEVARGHSREMLARNFFDHRTPEGVGPAQRLAQRGLRYDAWAENIFMSTGGSADPSQLASMIVGGWMSSESHRSNILQPDFRFLGVGAAVEGRHVTITELFAA; encoded by the coding sequence ATGCGTGTCACCCGTCGGCACTTTCTGTCGTCGGTTGTGCTCGGCAGTTCGTACATCCTGCTGTACACGCGTCAGGGCCTGACGGCGGCCGAGGATGCCGTGGCCAATCTCGAATTCCACGTCTTTCTCCTCACAAATCAACAACGATCTGCACGAAACCTGGCCGCGCTGGTGGCGTCCGAGCCCCTGTCGGAGGTGGCGCGTGGCCACAGCCGCGAGATGCTCGCCCGGAACTTCTTCGATCACCGGACACCGGAGGGTGTGGGCCCGGCACAACGTCTCGCCCAACGGGGACTCCGGTACGACGCCTGGGCCGAGAACATCTTCATGTCCACCGGAGGTTCCGCCGACCCGTCGCAACTCGCCTCGATGATTGTCGGCGGCTGGATGTCTTCCGAGTCCCACCGGAGTAATATTCTCCAGCCCGACTTTCGCTTCCTGGGCGTTGGCGCCGCGGTCGAAGGGCGTCACGTCACGATCACAGAACTGTTTGCGGCCTGA
- a CDS encoding amino acid permease, which produces MAELRRTLTLFDMTMIAIGGTIGSGIFLTPALIAHALQSPFLIIAVWLVGGLMALSGALTFAELAALMPRAGGQYVYLKEAYGDLVGFLFGWAYFLVCNAGGLGALSVAFATYFGYFVPLGPVGTKAIAVGGLLLLTSINVLGVKAGALFADVFTVLKIGGIASLILVGFTLGSSHTTTFSWPVAAVPGGLGGALATAMVGVLWSTGGWQHATYASAEIKNPRRTLPLAMVIGTAAVTLLYVATNVAYMFMLSPQEIAESPRVAADAVSRVIGPMGGGLISLAIFISTFGVVGIYTLTAPRIYFAMANDGLFFRRVAEVHPRFRTPAFAIVAQSLWAVVLILFWGTFENLISYVVFTDWIFFGLTAAAVMVFRRRLPDAERLARVPLYPLTPLFFVAMSAWFVAMTLVQRPAQAWAGLAFLALGVPVYYYWKTAKRADGRPA; this is translated from the coding sequence ATGGCCGAGTTGCGCCGAACCCTCACCCTGTTCGACATGACGATGATCGCCATCGGGGGGACGATCGGGTCCGGGATCTTCCTCACCCCGGCGCTCATTGCCCATGCTCTGCAATCTCCCTTCCTGATCATCGCGGTCTGGTTGGTTGGCGGCCTCATGGCATTGTCCGGAGCATTGACCTTTGCCGAACTTGCGGCGCTGATGCCGCGCGCGGGCGGCCAGTACGTCTATCTCAAGGAGGCCTACGGCGACCTCGTCGGCTTTCTCTTCGGGTGGGCGTACTTCCTGGTGTGCAATGCCGGCGGTCTGGGCGCCCTCAGTGTGGCCTTCGCCACCTACTTCGGCTACTTCGTTCCCCTGGGCCCCGTTGGCACCAAGGCCATTGCGGTCGGGGGTCTGCTGCTGCTCACCTCCATCAACGTCCTGGGGGTCAAGGCGGGGGCCCTGTTCGCCGACGTCTTCACGGTCCTGAAGATCGGCGGCATCGCGTCACTGATCCTCGTGGGGTTCACCCTGGGGTCGAGCCACACGACGACGTTTTCCTGGCCGGTCGCTGCGGTCCCGGGCGGCCTCGGCGGCGCGCTCGCCACCGCCATGGTCGGCGTGCTGTGGTCCACGGGCGGCTGGCAGCATGCGACGTACGCGTCTGCCGAAATCAAGAACCCGCGACGCACCCTGCCCCTCGCGATGGTCATCGGCACGGCCGCGGTGACGCTGCTCTACGTGGCCACCAACGTGGCCTACATGTTCATGCTCTCGCCGCAGGAAATTGCCGAGTCGCCGCGCGTGGCCGCCGACGCGGTCTCCCGCGTCATCGGCCCCATGGGCGGCGGCCTGATCTCCCTGGCCATCTTCATCTCGACGTTCGGCGTCGTCGGCATCTACACGCTCACCGCGCCGCGCATCTATTTTGCCATGGCCAACGACGGCCTGTTCTTCCGGCGCGTCGCCGAGGTGCACCCCCGATTCCGGACCCCGGCCTTCGCCATCGTCGCGCAGTCGCTCTGGGCTGTCGTCCTGATTCTCTTCTGGGGCACGTTCGAGAACCTGATATCGTACGTGGTCTTCACCGACTGGATCTTCTTCGGTCTCACTGCGGCCGCCGTGATGGTCTTCAGACGACGCCTGCCGGACGCGGAACGGCTGGCCCGCGTGCCGCTCTATCCGCTGACGCCGTTGTTCTTCGTCGCGATGTCGGCCTGGTTCGTTGCGATGACGCTCGTCCAGCGGCCCGCTCAGGCGTGGGCCGGCCTGGCCTTCCTCGCGCTCGGCGTTCCCGTCTACTACTACTGGAAGACAGCAAAGCGCGCAGATGGACGCCCCGCCTGA
- a CDS encoding putative metalloprotease CJM1_0395 family protein, translating to MRIVNVVDPTQGHAQVHHRVIPPPTSSPPPRKVQAINQHASPDDPNRVGTAPPDDGISLALSPEAREAARQAMIEELRASQTRPETDDAETSAAADDREAAEKTEQQRAVQQLEEQDRKVRSHEQAHAAAAGSLAKGTVSYTYQLGPDGHLYAVGGQLSIDTSPVPGDPQATLRKAEQIEQASFAPGDSSAADRAAAALAVSLATHARQELARQQEEQQAEAKRASGPHVSENG from the coding sequence ATGCGCATCGTCAACGTGGTGGACCCCACCCAGGGTCACGCGCAGGTTCACCATCGGGTGATCCCGCCGCCCACCTCATCGCCTCCGCCGCGGAAAGTCCAGGCCATCAACCAGCACGCCAGCCCGGACGACCCGAACCGCGTTGGCACCGCACCGCCCGACGATGGGATCAGCCTGGCCTTGTCGCCTGAGGCTCGCGAAGCCGCTCGGCAGGCCATGATCGAGGAACTGCGCGCCAGTCAGACGCGGCCGGAGACCGACGACGCCGAAACGAGCGCAGCGGCAGACGACAGAGAAGCGGCCGAGAAGACCGAGCAGCAGCGTGCGGTCCAGCAACTGGAGGAACAGGACCGCAAGGTGCGCTCCCACGAGCAGGCGCACGCCGCGGCGGCCGGCAGCCTCGCGAAGGGTACGGTCTCGTACACGTACCAGCTGGGACCCGACGGGCATCTCTATGCCGTGGGCGGTCAGCTCTCGATCGACACGAGTCCCGTTCCGGGTGATCCGCAGGCCACGCTGCGCAAGGCTGAACAGATCGAGCAGGCGTCGTTCGCGCCCGGCGATTCATCGGCCGCCGATCGCGCGGCAGCGGCGCTCGCGGTCAGTCTGGCGACTCACGCCCGGCAGGAGCTGGCGCGCCAGCAGGAAGAGCAGCAGGCAGAAGCGAAACGCGCCTCCGGCCCGCACGTGAGCGAGAACGGATGA
- a CDS encoding M20/M25/M40 family metallo-hydrolase: MAYVSGAATTGNASRARRMRYVRSLAVVLVGGAVAALGGQTSDLRGDVDKWVSGHQRAIVSELVDLLSIPNVAADRPNMARNVEAIRAMLARRGLRTEALATAGNPLIYGELTVRGATRTVLVYAHYDGQPVDPRGWRQPSPFTPILRDGRLEDGARELPGLQSRDRFEPDWRLYARSASDDKSPIVALCAALDALTAGGRTPTANVHVVLDGNEEAGSPDMIPAISRHRDLFKADLMVILDGPVHPSGRPTLDFGARGILGLELTVYGPKFGLHSGHYGNWVRNPAFELVRLLASMKDDAGRVLVQGFYDGLEPLAPEERAMLDAVPDDAPALKRLFGIAETEMPGLSLQDAVQRPSLNIRGLSSAFVGGNARTIIPDRAVAAIDIRLVKETPSGPMLDRLKAHIARQGYFVIDRDPDDATRAAHGRIVKLEVEPGGTNAYRTSPLAPESRRLVAALTRAFGQPPVQIRTSGGTVPIAPFIDVMGFPAISVPIVNFDNNQHGENENLRMGNLFTGIATLAAVLTM, encoded by the coding sequence ATGGCGTACGTCAGCGGGGCCGCAACGACTGGAAACGCGAGCCGGGCTCGACGCATGCGTTACGTGCGGTCGCTCGCAGTGGTGCTCGTGGGTGGTGCGGTTGCCGCGCTCGGCGGTCAGACTTCTGATCTGCGCGGCGACGTGGACAAGTGGGTATCCGGCCACCAGCGGGCGATTGTCAGCGAGTTGGTGGACCTGCTGTCGATCCCCAACGTCGCGGCCGATCGCCCGAACATGGCGCGCAATGTCGAGGCCATCCGCGCCATGCTCGCCCGGCGCGGCCTTCGCACCGAGGCGCTGGCGACCGCCGGCAACCCGCTCATCTACGGCGAACTGACCGTGCGCGGCGCCACGCGCACCGTCCTCGTCTACGCGCACTACGACGGCCAGCCGGTGGACCCCAGGGGCTGGCGGCAGCCGAGTCCCTTCACACCGATCCTCCGTGACGGCCGTCTCGAGGACGGCGCCCGCGAGTTGCCAGGACTGCAGAGCCGCGATCGCTTCGAACCCGACTGGCGGCTGTACGCACGCTCGGCGTCAGACGACAAGTCCCCGATCGTGGCGCTGTGCGCGGCGCTCGACGCGCTGACCGCGGGAGGACGTACGCCGACCGCCAACGTCCATGTCGTGCTCGACGGCAACGAGGAGGCGGGTTCGCCGGACATGATCCCGGCGATCTCGCGGCACCGAGATCTGTTCAAGGCGGACCTGATGGTCATCCTTGATGGTCCCGTGCACCCAAGCGGCCGCCCGACGCTCGACTTCGGCGCACGCGGCATCCTGGGGCTCGAACTGACCGTGTACGGACCGAAGTTCGGCTTGCACAGCGGGCACTACGGCAACTGGGTTCGCAATCCGGCGTTCGAACTGGTCCGGCTGCTCGCCTCGATGAAGGACGATGCGGGACGCGTGCTGGTGCAGGGGTTCTACGATGGCCTCGAGCCGCTCGCGCCCGAAGAGAGGGCGATGCTCGACGCCGTGCCGGACGATGCGCCCGCGTTGAAGCGGCTGTTTGGAATCGCCGAGACCGAGATGCCGGGCCTGTCGCTCCAGGACGCCGTGCAGCGTCCATCGCTGAACATCCGCGGCCTCTCGAGCGCGTTCGTGGGCGGGAACGCCCGCACGATCATCCCGGATCGGGCGGTGGCCGCAATCGACATCCGGCTGGTCAAGGAGACGCCTTCCGGCCCGATGCTCGATCGTCTGAAGGCCCACATCGCCCGCCAGGGCTACTTCGTCATCGACCGCGACCCGGACGACGCGACGCGTGCGGCTCACGGGCGAATCGTCAAGCTGGAGGTGGAACCCGGGGGCACGAATGCCTACCGGACGTCGCCGCTGGCCCCGGAATCGCGTCGCCTGGTGGCGGCGCTCACCCGCGCGTTCGGCCAGCCGCCGGTGCAGATCCGAACGAGCGGCGGCACGGTGCCCATTGCCCCGTTCATCGACGTGATGGGATTCCCGGCGATCAGCGTGCCGATCGTCAACTTCGACAACAACCAGCACGGCGAGAACGAGAACCTGCGGATGGGCAACCTGTTCACCGGCATCGCCACGCTGGCAGCCGTGCTGACCATGTAG
- a CDS encoding aminotransferase class V-fold PLP-dependent enzyme, with translation MSTPSFGRRRFARLLALGGPATVLAAPLLGNGRSGDERLPGGQAPGALPPTPASPDEAFWRGVRQQFLVPPDLAILNAANLCPSSAPAIEALTRVTQDIDRDPSIENRRKAGEGREAARRTIADTLRVSPEEILITRNTSEGNNIVSSGLDLKAGDEVVILSDNHPSAHAAFREKARRSGFTVTVVQIVSPHPGADYYVEAFAKAITPRTKLVAITHVTASAGDLIPAREICRVARERGALTLVDAAQSFGVLDIDLSDMQPDFFTGSAHKWPCGPREVGVLYVNRRVQAQLWPSVISLYAGALGISKTHGGLGQRDEAAMIGFAEALRFQTRIGRTVIETRSRLLAQRLMAQLNEVAGVTLWTSRDPARSAAIVTFKPGHLDPAKLASTLYERERIACTARSGADRPGIRLSPHFYNLEAEVDRTVAAVRKYISA, from the coding sequence ATGTCCACTCCGAGCTTCGGTCGTCGTAGGTTCGCCAGGCTGCTGGCACTCGGCGGGCCGGCCACCGTTCTGGCTGCACCGCTCCTCGGCAACGGCCGGTCGGGAGACGAGAGACTGCCGGGCGGCCAGGCGCCCGGTGCGCTGCCGCCGACTCCAGCGTCCCCCGATGAGGCCTTCTGGCGCGGCGTGCGGCAGCAGTTCCTGGTCCCGCCGGACCTGGCCATCCTCAACGCGGCGAATCTCTGCCCTTCGTCGGCGCCCGCCATCGAGGCGTTGACGCGTGTGACACAGGATATCGATCGGGATCCCTCGATCGAGAACAGGCGGAAGGCCGGTGAGGGCCGCGAGGCGGCACGCCGCACGATCGCCGACACGCTTCGGGTCAGCCCCGAGGAGATTCTGATCACGCGCAATACGTCAGAGGGCAACAACATCGTCTCGAGCGGCCTCGACCTCAAAGCGGGCGACGAGGTCGTGATCCTGTCGGACAACCACCCGAGCGCCCACGCGGCGTTCCGCGAGAAGGCTCGCCGATCGGGCTTCACGGTCACGGTGGTGCAGATCGTGAGCCCGCACCCCGGCGCGGACTACTACGTTGAAGCGTTTGCCAAGGCGATCACGCCGCGGACGAAGCTCGTCGCGATCACTCATGTCACGGCATCTGCCGGCGACCTGATCCCGGCCAGGGAGATCTGCCGCGTGGCCCGCGAACGCGGAGCGCTCACGCTGGTTGATGCGGCGCAGTCGTTCGGCGTGCTCGACATCGACCTGTCCGACATGCAGCCCGACTTCTTCACGGGCAGCGCGCACAAGTGGCCGTGTGGGCCGCGCGAGGTCGGGGTGCTCTACGTGAACCGCCGGGTGCAGGCGCAGCTCTGGCCGAGCGTCATCAGCCTGTACGCCGGCGCGCTCGGCATCTCGAAGACTCACGGCGGGCTCGGCCAGCGCGACGAGGCGGCGATGATCGGCTTTGCCGAGGCGCTGAGGTTCCAGACGCGGATCGGGCGGACGGTGATCGAGACCCGGTCGCGGCTCCTCGCGCAGCGGCTGATGGCGCAACTGAACGAAGTGGCCGGCGTCACGCTGTGGACTTCGCGCGACCCTGCGAGGTCGGCGGCCATCGTCACGTTCAAGCCGGGGCACCTCGACCCGGCGAAGCTCGCCAGCACGCTCTACGAGAGGGAACGGATTGCATGCACGGCGCGCAGCGGCGCCGACCGGCCCGGCATCCGCCTCTCGCCGCATTTCTACAACCTGGAAGCGGAGGTCGACCGCACCGTGGCGGCAGTGCGGAAGTACATCTCGGCATAG
- a CDS encoding iron-sulfur cluster-binding domain-containing protein translates to MIDSTPSPSSVLAFVTTIHAGLLVLRLHRTPAPAVWLIALPSLALAAAPWTLSTPAGLAAGLATHLLWFVACEKLIPARDVAGARAETPGAVRQCVPARGAGRADRPASLVTAVPVLAVRDETETIRTFRVGRPPGLSFQAGQFLAVQVQTDGRTQVRCYSISSSPETIGYLEMSVRRQGQVSNLLHATVRPGASLIVRPPGGQFVYPEGEERSLVLIGGGVGITPLMSMLRHATASDPTRAVTLLYSVRTHADIAFRDELALIARLHPQIKIVISLTGETTVDVYRRGRIDEALVRETVADPAGSIFMLCGPLAMIDDTRALLERLDVPAAQIRAEAFEVAVALGASVPGGEAARAGMPARTGGGRLRLSKSGRTVPVLEGQSLLEAAEDAGVDIPSLCRSGVCGTCRTRVVSGRPVCASDAMDPDDRARGYVLPCVTWLDGDCEVEA, encoded by the coding sequence ATGATCGATTCCACGCCGTCGCCGTCGTCGGTGCTCGCATTCGTGACGACGATTCACGCGGGCCTCCTCGTCCTCAGGCTGCATCGGACGCCGGCTCCCGCGGTGTGGCTGATCGCGCTCCCGTCGCTCGCGCTGGCCGCCGCCCCGTGGACGCTGAGTACGCCGGCCGGTCTCGCGGCCGGACTCGCGACTCATCTCCTCTGGTTCGTTGCGTGCGAGAAACTGATCCCGGCCCGCGACGTCGCAGGGGCCCGAGCCGAGACGCCAGGAGCGGTCAGGCAATGCGTCCCCGCTCGCGGCGCTGGTCGCGCGGATCGTCCAGCGTCTCTGGTGACCGCAGTACCGGTGCTGGCCGTCCGCGACGAGACGGAGACGATTCGCACGTTCCGCGTCGGGCGTCCGCCGGGCTTAAGCTTCCAGGCCGGCCAGTTCCTCGCGGTGCAGGTGCAGACGGACGGCCGCACGCAGGTGCGCTGCTATTCGATCAGTTCCTCGCCGGAGACGATCGGCTATCTCGAGATGTCCGTGCGGCGTCAGGGCCAGGTGTCCAACCTGCTCCACGCCACCGTCCGCCCCGGCGCCAGCCTGATCGTGCGCCCGCCGGGCGGCCAGTTCGTCTACCCGGAGGGTGAGGAACGTTCCCTGGTTCTCATCGGCGGCGGTGTGGGAATCACGCCGCTCATGAGCATGCTCCGGCACGCGACGGCCTCCGATCCGACCCGCGCTGTCACGCTGCTCTACTCCGTGCGAACGCACGCCGACATCGCGTTCCGCGACGAGTTGGCGCTCATCGCGCGCCTGCACCCCCAGATCAAGATCGTGATCTCGTTGACCGGCGAAACGACGGTTGATGTGTATCGGCGGGGGCGGATCGACGAAGCGCTGGTGCGGGAGACGGTGGCCGACCCCGCCGGCTCGATCTTCATGCTGTGCGGCCCGCTGGCCATGATCGATGACACGCGCGCGCTGCTCGAGCGCCTCGACGTGCCGGCCGCACAGATTCGAGCGGAAGCCTTCGAGGTAGCCGTCGCGCTGGGCGCGTCGGTCCCGGGCGGAGAAGCTGCGCGTGCCGGCATGCCGGCGCGCACTGGTGGCGGCCGGCTCAGACTCTCGAAGAGCGGGCGGACCGTCCCCGTGCTGGAGGGTCAGTCATTGCTCGAAGCGGCCGAGGACGCGGGCGTGGATATCCCGTCGCTGTGTCGGTCGGGCGTGTGCGGCACATGTCGGACGCGCGTGGTCTCGGGCCGGCCCGTATGCGCATCCGACGCGATGGATCCGGACGATCGGGCCAGGGGCTACGTGCTGCCCTGCGTGACGTGGCTGGACGGCGACTGCGAGGTCGAAGCGTAG
- a CDS encoding sigma-70 family RNA polymerase sigma factor has protein sequence MGGRFATTRWTQVVAAGQAATATSSEALAQLCETYWYPLYAYVRRWGFDADEAQDLTQEFFARVIERHYLRDADPNRGRFRSFLLASLKHFLANERDRISAVKRGGRVTLVPLEIDTAEGRYSLEPADAETPESIYQRRWALTLLDRALARLRDEFHAAGKGALFGRLEGHLTGDQEALPYAELAQRLGMTEGAVKVAMHRARRRFGALLREEIGETVSTPDAVDGEIRELFRALRGGE, from the coding sequence ATGGGCGGGCGGTTCGCGACAACCCGATGGACGCAGGTGGTGGCGGCGGGGCAGGCTGCGACGGCGACGTCGAGCGAGGCGCTCGCGCAGTTGTGCGAGACGTACTGGTATCCACTCTACGCCTACGTGCGGCGATGGGGCTTCGATGCGGACGAGGCGCAGGACCTCACCCAGGAGTTCTTCGCGCGCGTGATCGAGAGGCACTACCTGCGTGACGCCGACCCGAACCGCGGCCGCTTTCGTTCCTTCCTGCTGGCCTCGCTCAAGCACTTCCTCGCCAACGAGCGGGACCGGATCTCGGCGGTGAAACGCGGCGGACGCGTGACGCTGGTGCCGCTCGAGATCGATACCGCCGAGGGTCGCTACAGTCTCGAGCCGGCGGACGCCGAGACTCCCGAATCGATCTATCAGCGGCGCTGGGCGCTCACGCTGCTGGATCGGGCGCTCGCGCGCCTTCGGGATGAGTTTCACGCAGCCGGCAAGGGTGCGCTGTTCGGGCGACTCGAAGGCCACCTGACGGGAGACCAGGAGGCGCTGCCCTACGCGGAACTGGCACAGCGGCTCGGGATGACGGAAGGCGCGGTCAAAGTCGCGATGCACCGAGCGCGAAGGCGGTTCGGCGCCCTGCTGCGCGAGGAGATCGGCGAAACGGTTTCCACGCCGGACGCCGTGGACGGCGAGATCCGGGAGCTGTTTCGGGCGCTGAGAGGGGGCGAGTAG